In Oreochromis aureus strain Israel breed Guangdong linkage group 20, ZZ_aureus, whole genome shotgun sequence, the following are encoded in one genomic region:
- the LOC120435356 gene encoding zinc finger BED domain-containing protein 4-like isoform X1: MKCSQRHCCCLRDTLESWELQECHLVCVTTDNATNNISAMELNQWERLQCFGHRLQLAIENALKALTPVSTKQAVERAVGVCKKVASAFSKSWKKKRELAKAQAVLGLPPHQLITESPTRWGSRQMMIERFLEQENALSQVADKKTRHLVPSWQDVALLESLNKALGPLFEFTDALSGEGYVSVSFLKPVLHLFNNEILNQKDGETELTKAVKDGILKYLNEKYDD, encoded by the exons GTCTGAGAGATACACTGGAGTCATGGGAATTGCAAGAATGCCACCTTGTCTGTGTCACCACGGATAACGCCACTAACAACATCTCTGCAATGGAACTGAATCAGTGGGAACGGCTACAATGCTTTGGTCACCGCCTACAGCTAGCTATTG AGAATGCTCTAAAAGCTCTTACACCAGTATCTACAAAACAGGCTGTGGAACGAGCAGTTGGAGTGTGTAAAAAGGTGGCGAGTGCCTTCTCCAAGTCATGGAAGAAAAAACGTGAATTGGCCAAGGCGCAAGCGGTGCTGGGCTTGCCTCCTCATCAGCTCATCACTGAAAGTCCTACAAGATGGGGCTCGCGGCAGATGATGATAGAGAGGTTCCTGGAGCAGGAGAATGCTCTTTCACAGGTTGCAGACAAGAAG ACAAGACATCTGGTGCCAAGCTGGCAAGACGTGGCATTGCTAGAGTCCTTGAACAAGGCACTGGGTCCACTGTTCGAGTTTACTGACGCTTTGTCAGGGGAGGGCTACGTCAGCGTATCTTTTCTGAAGCCAGTTCTGCACCTCTTCAACAACGAAATCCTCAATCAGAAGGATGGAGAGACAGAGCTCACAAAAGCAGTCAAAGACGGTATCCTCAAGTACCTCAATGAAAAGTATGATGACTAG
- the LOC120435356 gene encoding zinc finger BED domain-containing protein 4-like isoform X2, whose translation MELNQWERLQCFGHRLQLAIENALKALTPVSTKQAVERAVGVCKKVASAFSKSWKKKRELAKAQAVLGLPPHQLITESPTRWGSRQMMIERFLEQENALSQVADKKTRHLVPSWQDVALLESLNKALGPLFEFTDALSGEGYVSVSFLKPVLHLFNNEILNQKDGETELTKAVKDGILKYLNEKYDD comes from the exons ATGGAACTGAATCAGTGGGAACGGCTACAATGCTTTGGTCACCGCCTACAGCTAGCTATTG AGAATGCTCTAAAAGCTCTTACACCAGTATCTACAAAACAGGCTGTGGAACGAGCAGTTGGAGTGTGTAAAAAGGTGGCGAGTGCCTTCTCCAAGTCATGGAAGAAAAAACGTGAATTGGCCAAGGCGCAAGCGGTGCTGGGCTTGCCTCCTCATCAGCTCATCACTGAAAGTCCTACAAGATGGGGCTCGCGGCAGATGATGATAGAGAGGTTCCTGGAGCAGGAGAATGCTCTTTCACAGGTTGCAGACAAGAAG ACAAGACATCTGGTGCCAAGCTGGCAAGACGTGGCATTGCTAGAGTCCTTGAACAAGGCACTGGGTCCACTGTTCGAGTTTACTGACGCTTTGTCAGGGGAGGGCTACGTCAGCGTATCTTTTCTGAAGCCAGTTCTGCACCTCTTCAACAACGAAATCCTCAATCAGAAGGATGGAGAGACAGAGCTCACAAAAGCAGTCAAAGACGGTATCCTCAAGTACCTCAATGAAAAGTATGATGACTAG